A single region of the Pygocentrus nattereri isolate fPygNat1 chromosome 27, fPygNat1.pri, whole genome shotgun sequence genome encodes:
- the LOC108442979 gene encoding perforin-1-like codes for MGWMCRYLVSCWIWCSLLSMGNAEEQLELGSPKNCRNALFVPGHNLGGEGFDIVKMERKKSYIIDMEKWNIGNGSCKMSRNAYMNNARQKIPVAVVHWRNSAKCSMKVSSQVYDSSEALVKESTSSISNNWKNGLDLGFTGSMMVGGTYSREARFSMKKSKEDKFSFTKHAVECNFYSYKIKSSPPLHREFLRAVRSLPPNYNPHAYQHIIDMYGTHYTEGVVLGGKMKAVTAIRSCKAAMNGLSDTAVKDCLDVEASGTYKSATLSAEARECQRLKRTIGRDGKFSSMFNERQTEIVGGNINGEDLLFSRASHPYALHRWLNSLKTIPDVVTYTLRPLHSLLNNRHPARKGLKKAVEKYILQNALRKVCSRSCKIGHRNNPRDRCACICHASQNIRSNCCPSGTGLATLKVFNLRAKGLYGDFWTKTDGFVLVKYGHTVKRTAVITNNDNPHWRESFEYGPIKLSNSKTINFEVYDEDTYWNTDFLGKCSFPLTSGYVSKACYFRYGTFFFSYIAKCAPSLQGPKCADYSPSPMATPLAKIFHSRNGILVKDMWKLHTAQNYSDTVYFEDN; via the exons ATGGGGTGGATGTGTCGTTACCTTGTCAGCTGTTGGATTTGGTGTTCTCTTCTCTCCATGGGGAATGCTGAAGAACAACTGGAACTGGGCAGTCCCAAAAACTGCAGGAATGCTCTCTTCGTTCCTGGGCACAACCTTGGTGGAGAGGGCTTTGACATTGTGAAGATGGAACGGAAAAAGTCTTACATCATCGACATGGAGAAGTGGAACATCGGGAACGGCAGCTGCAAAATGTCCAGGAACGCATACATGAACAACGCAAGGCAGAAGATACCCGTGGCTGTGGTGCACTGGAGGAATTCCGCAAAGTGTTCAATGAAGGTTTCCAGCCAGGTTTATGACTCGAGTGAAGCTCTTGTGAAAGAATCGACTTCATCGATCTCAAACAACTGGAAGAATGGACTTGATTTGGGGTTTACAGGTTCAATGATGGTAGGAGGCACTTATTCCCGCGAAGCCCGGTTCAGCATGAAGAAGTCAAAGGAGGACAAGTTCAGTTTCACCAAACACGCTGTCGAATGCAACTTCTACAG CTACAAAATAAAATCCTCACCACCGCTGCATCGCGAGTTTCTTCGGGCTGTGCGGTCTCTTCCTCCAAACTACAATCCACATGCCTATCAACACATAATCGACATGTATGGCACGCACTATACCGAAGGAGTGGTGTTGGGTGGGAAGATGAAAGCAGTAACAGCCATCCGAAGCTGCAAGGCAGCAATGAATGGACTTTCGGACACAGCGGTCAAAGACTGTTTGGACGTGGAAGCATCAGGCACATACAAGAGTGCTACTTTAAGTGCAGAGGCCCGAGAGTGTCAAAGGTTAAAGAGGACCATAGGAAGAGATGGAAAATTCAGCTCAATGTTTAATGAGCGACAGACAGAGATTGTAGGAGGGAACATCAATGGTGAAGATCTCCTTTTCTCCAGAGCCTCACATCCATATGCTCTACATCGGTGGCTGAACTCCCTGAAGACCATCCCAGATGTGGTGACATACACCCTTAGACCCCTACATTCATTGCTGAACAATAGACACCCTGCCAGGAAGGGGCTAAAGAAGGCAGTAGAAAAATACATCCTTCAAAACGCCTTAAGAAAAGTTTGCTCTAGGTCCTGTAAGATAGGGCATCGCAATAATCCAAGAGATCGCTGTGCCTGCATTTGTCATGCAAGTCAAAATATACGATCCAACTGCTGTCCCTCTGGAACAGGGCTAGCCACACTGAAGGTCTTCAACCTCCGCGCCAAAGGTTTATATGGAGATTTCTGGACTAAAACAGACGGTTTCGTACTAGTCAAATACGGTCATACAGTAAAACGCACTGCAGTAATTACAAACAACGATAATCCCCACTGGAGAGAGTCATTTGAGTATGGTCCTATCAAACTGTCGAACAGCAAAACAATCAATTTCGAAGTCTATGACGAAGACACTTACTGGAACACTGACTTTCTTGGAAAGTGCTCCTTTCCTCTTACCAGTGGATATGTGAGTAAAGCGTGCTACTTCAGGTACGGGACCTTCTTCTTCTCGTATATCGCAAAATGTGCTCCTAGCCTGcagggcccaaagtgtgccgaTTACAGTCCTTCTCCGATGGCCACCCCTCTGGCCAAAATATTCCACTCCAGAAATGGAATTCTGGTTAAGGATATGTGGAAACTCCATACGGCCCAGAATTACTCTGATACCGTCTACTTTGAGGATAATTAG